Proteins from a single region of Desulfobacter postgatei 2ac9:
- a CDS encoding damage-control phosphatase ARMT1 family protein, whose amino-acid sequence MRHECYFCHIRTIENLIKKFKPDEKIAENFIFAVHKFIESNRELSNPQLATQIHRIAKSHLGNTNLYAEEKLKANNILLKEYSYWETIVNESENPFCTAAKLSVIGNIIDYGAQSVDDDISGQIESFFHKNLKIDMTVELKNQISKAQNILYLGDNCGEIVFDKLFIETMKHPNITFAVRGNPVINDVTLEDANQVGIDKVCKVISNGFDAPSTLIDFCSDEFAEEYKNADLIISKGQGNFEGLMESCHSNQFFLLIAKCHPIANLLGVDKNDMVVARSAL is encoded by the coding sequence ATGAGACACGAATGCTATTTTTGTCATATAAGGACAATTGAAAACCTTATTAAGAAATTTAAGCCTGATGAAAAAATTGCAGAAAATTTTATTTTCGCGGTTCACAAATTTATTGAATCCAACCGGGAACTCTCAAATCCCCAATTGGCCACTCAAATTCACCGCATCGCCAAGAGTCATCTTGGCAATACAAACCTATACGCCGAAGAGAAATTAAAGGCCAACAACATTCTCCTGAAAGAGTACTCATATTGGGAAACCATAGTGAATGAAAGCGAAAATCCTTTTTGCACGGCGGCAAAACTTTCTGTTATTGGCAATATAATTGATTATGGCGCACAAAGTGTTGATGACGACATATCGGGTCAGATTGAATCTTTTTTTCATAAAAATTTAAAAATTGATATGACCGTGGAGTTAAAAAATCAAATCAGTAAAGCTCAAAATATTTTGTATTTAGGCGATAATTGTGGCGAAATCGTTTTTGATAAATTGTTTATTGAAACCATGAAGCATCCAAACATTACTTTTGCTGTACGGGGAAACCCTGTTATCAACGATGTAACGCTTGAAGATGCAAATCAAGTGGGCATTGACAAAGTTTGCAAGGTTATTTCCAATGGGTTTGATGCGCCTTCAACACTTATTGATTTTTGTTCAGACGAATTTGCCGAAGAATATAAGAATGCGGATCTTATCATATCCAAAGGGCAGGGCAATTTTGAAGGCCTTATGGAAAGTTGCCATTCAAATCAATTTTTTCTTTTAATTGCAAAATGTCATCCAATAGCAAATTTACTGGGTGTTGATAAGAATGATATGGTGGTTGCAAGATCAGCTTTATGA
- a CDS encoding fumarate hydratase, whose protein sequence is MEFNYEPMFPLKKDGTQYRLLTKDHVRVREFEGKDVVMVEPVALTLLAKAAFKDVAHLYRAEHLAQVRAVIDDPESSDNDRYVALELLKNAVISAEKVYPMCQDTGTAIVMGKKGQQIWTWSNDECELSKGAFEAYTQNNLRYSQNAPLTMYKEVNTKNNMPAQVDIAAVQGDEYNFLFMAKGGGSANKTALFQMTKAVLNTEESLINFMLKEMKHLGTAACPPYHIAFVVGGTSAELNLKAVKLASARYLDTLPTTGSETGHAFRDIDLEQKVLDRSRDLGLGAQFGGKYFALDIRVVRLPRHGASCPIGIGVSCSADRQIKGKITRDGVFLEQLVENPAEYLPASEPEMAPAVEIDLNRPMDEIRAELTKYPVSTRLSLTGKIIVARDIAHSKFMERYEKGDGLPDYIKNHVIYYAGPAKTPEGEASGSFGPTTAGRMDPYVPIFQKEGGSMVMLAKGNRSQVVTDSCKTYGGFYLGSPGGPAARLGKDFIKKVELVEYEELGMEAVWMITVEKFPAFILVDDKGNDFFKRLV, encoded by the coding sequence ATGGAATTTAACTATGAACCCATGTTTCCGTTAAAAAAGGATGGAACGCAATACCGCCTGTTGACCAAGGATCATGTCCGGGTCCGGGAATTTGAGGGTAAGGATGTGGTCATGGTGGAGCCCGTTGCATTGACTCTACTGGCCAAGGCTGCCTTTAAGGATGTGGCCCATCTGTACCGAGCTGAACATCTGGCGCAGGTGAGGGCCGTGATTGATGACCCTGAAAGTTCTGACAATGACCGCTATGTAGCCCTGGAGCTTTTGAAAAATGCCGTAATTTCGGCTGAAAAGGTCTATCCCATGTGTCAGGACACCGGCACCGCCATTGTTATGGGTAAAAAGGGGCAGCAGATCTGGACTTGGTCCAATGATGAGTGCGAATTGTCCAAAGGCGCCTTTGAAGCTTATACACAAAATAATTTGCGGTATTCCCAGAATGCGCCGCTCACTATGTACAAAGAAGTGAATACCAAAAACAATATGCCTGCTCAGGTGGACATCGCTGCGGTCCAGGGTGATGAATATAACTTCCTGTTCATGGCAAAAGGCGGTGGTTCTGCCAATAAAACAGCCCTGTTCCAGATGACCAAGGCCGTGCTCAATACCGAAGAGAGCCTGATTAACTTCATGCTGAAAGAAATGAAACACCTGGGCACAGCCGCCTGTCCCCCGTATCACATCGCATTTGTTGTTGGCGGAACCTCTGCGGAACTCAATCTCAAGGCTGTAAAGCTGGCCTCGGCCCGTTACCTGGATACCCTGCCCACCACGGGCAGTGAAACCGGTCATGCGTTCAGGGACATTGACCTTGAGCAAAAAGTTCTGGACCGGTCCAGGGATTTAGGTCTTGGTGCACAGTTCGGCGGCAAATATTTTGCCCTGGATATCCGGGTCGTAAGACTTCCCCGCCACGGGGCATCCTGCCCCATCGGCATCGGCGTTTCCTGCTCAGCTGACCGTCAGATCAAGGGCAAAATTACCCGGGATGGCGTGTTCCTGGAACAGCTGGTTGAAAACCCGGCAGAATACCTGCCTGCCAGCGAACCTGAAATGGCTCCTGCCGTTGAGATTGACCTGAACCGTCCCATGGATGAAATTCGCGCGGAACTGACCAAATATCCGGTATCCACCCGTCTCTCTTTGACCGGTAAAATCATTGTGGCCAGAGATATTGCCCATTCCAAGTTTATGGAACGCTATGAAAAGGGCGATGGGCTGCCCGATTACATTAAAAATCACGTCATCTATTATGCAGGGCCTGCAAAGACACCTGAAGGGGAAGCTTCCGGATCATTCGGGCCCACCACAGCCGGCCGCATGGACCCCTATGTGCCTATTTTCCAGAAAGAAGGTGGGTCCATGGTCATGCTGGCCAAGGGCAACCGTTCCCAGGTCGTTACCGATTCCTGCAAGACTTACGGCGGTTTTTATCTGGGTTCTCCTGGTGGTCCTGCCGCACGTCTGGGCAAGGATTTTATTAAAAAGGTCGAGCTGGTTGAATATGAAGAGCTGGGCATGGAAGCGGTGTGGATGATCACGGTGGAAAAATTTCCTGCGTTTATCCTTGTTGATGATAAGGGCAATGACTTTTTTAAAAGACTGGTATAA
- a CDS encoding AI-2E family transporter: MNRDLIHPSFLLLLVLFISAVFLVMIKSFLMAILLAGIFSSLAYPLYQWLNKCLKGRQAAASGITIMIIILIVLLPLSGLLGIVTSQAIKVGQTAKPWVQKQLSSPIAISQWLEDLPFYEQVEPYRETIYIKAGELVGAASQFFVNGLQTATMGTINFIFMAAILLYTMFFFLIDGDKLLEKILFYMPLDDKYERRLLEKFTSVARATIKGTIIIGIVQGGASGIAFAVVGIDSSFFWGAVMTVLSIIPAVGTALIWIPAALWLFAQGAWFKASALIVFCGMTVGSVDNLLRPRLVGKDTEMHDLFILFSTLGGIAMFGIIGIIIGPIIAALFVTIWDIYGVVFKDVLPKVGP; this comes from the coding sequence ATGAATCGAGACCTGATTCACCCCTCGTTTTTATTATTACTGGTGTTGTTTATTTCAGCTGTTTTTCTTGTAATGATTAAATCTTTTCTCATGGCTATTCTGCTGGCCGGGATTTTTTCATCCCTGGCCTATCCGTTGTATCAGTGGCTTAACAAATGCCTGAAAGGCAGGCAGGCTGCGGCTTCAGGAATTACCATCATGATTATCATCCTGATCGTTCTTCTTCCTTTAAGCGGTCTTTTAGGCATTGTAACCAGCCAGGCGATCAAGGTGGGGCAGACAGCTAAACCCTGGGTCCAGAAACAATTGTCTTCACCCATAGCGATTTCTCAGTGGCTGGAAGATCTGCCTTTTTATGAACAGGTAGAACCCTACAGGGAAACCATCTACATCAAGGCCGGAGAACTGGTGGGCGCCGCAAGTCAGTTTTTTGTCAACGGGCTTCAAACCGCGACCATGGGCACTATAAATTTTATATTTATGGCAGCCATTCTTTTATATACCATGTTCTTTTTTCTTATAGACGGAGATAAGCTGTTAGAGAAAATTTTATTTTATATGCCCCTGGACGATAAGTATGAAAGACGGCTTCTTGAAAAATTTACCTCTGTGGCACGGGCCACGATCAAGGGAACCATCATCATCGGTATTGTTCAGGGCGGGGCATCCGGCATCGCGTTTGCCGTGGTCGGCATTGACAGTTCGTTTTTCTGGGGTGCTGTCATGACGGTGTTGTCCATTATACCGGCCGTTGGAACGGCTTTGATATGGATTCCGGCGGCGCTTTGGCTATTCGCCCAGGGCGCATGGTTCAAGGCCAGCGCTCTTATCGTTTTCTGCGGGATGACCGTGGGAAGTGTTGACAATCTTCTGCGGCCCAGGCTTGTGGGTAAAGATACGGAAATGCACGATCTTTTTATTTTATTTTCCACCCTTGGCGGCATTGCCATGTTCGGTATTATCGGCATTATCATCGGCCCTATTATTGCCGCATTGTTTGTCACCATCTGGGATATTTACGGCGTTGTCTTTAAGGATGTACTGCCCAAGGTAGGGCCGTAA
- a CDS encoding dihydrofolate reductase family protein: MEVILLMASTVDGKIARHSGQLVDWTGKADKKYFVELTKKSGAMIMGSKTYDTIGKPLPERLNVVMTRDKSRQSDQDNLIFTDLPPAKILEDLERKGYSSAALIGGAMVNTLFARDNLITQVHLTIVPRLFGSGLSIFAPPLDLDIGLTFESSQDIGDGHLLLIYHVVTHEKQ; this comes from the coding sequence ATGGAAGTCATTCTGCTGATGGCCTCAACTGTGGACGGTAAGATTGCCAGGCACTCCGGCCAGCTTGTCGACTGGACCGGCAAAGCCGATAAAAAATATTTTGTGGAACTGACCAAAAAGTCAGGTGCCATGATTATGGGATCAAAAACCTATGACACCATTGGCAAACCCCTGCCGGAACGCCTTAATGTTGTCATGACCCGGGATAAATCCAGACAAAGTGATCAGGACAATCTGATATTTACGGATCTGCCCCCGGCTAAGATTCTTGAAGATCTTGAGCGCAAGGGATATAGCAGTGCTGCCCTGATTGGTGGAGCCATGGTCAACACGTTGTTTGCCCGTGACAACCTGATCACCCAGGTACACCTGACGATTGTACCCCGGTTATTTGGTTCAGGGTTGTCTATATTTGCCCCGCCCCTTGATCTTGACATTGGCCTGACTTTTGAGTCCAGTCAGGATATCGGAGACGGGCACCTTCTACTTATTTATCATGTGGTAACCCATGAAAAACAGTGA
- the lipA gene encoding lipoyl synthase has translation MNNRNGHTETSPSGSNTIRKSKPRWLKKSMPKGGDYQRVTRLLSEAGLHTVCQEAACPNIFECFSKNTATFMILGSSCTRNCRFCNITSNAPTPVDPDEPQRVAETVLKLKLTYVVVTSVTRDDLPDGGASHFAHVIQAIKKAGPRIRVEVLIPDFQGDLKALETVAKAWPDVINHNIETVKNLYARVRPQAQYQRSLDLIRNVTKRFPGRQTKSGIMVGLGETIEELEATFQDMYDHGCNILTVGQYLQPTRTHLSVEKFYSPQEFEQLDRMAREIGFKQVASGPFVRSSYKARELFETPETNICRDKL, from the coding sequence ATGAACAACCGCAACGGCCATACAGAAACGTCTCCTTCCGGTTCTAACACCATCCGGAAAAGCAAACCCAGGTGGCTGAAAAAAAGCATGCCCAAAGGCGGGGATTACCAGCGGGTTACCCGGCTTTTATCCGAAGCAGGCCTTCATACCGTCTGCCAGGAAGCGGCCTGTCCCAACATCTTTGAATGTTTTTCAAAAAACACTGCCACATTCATGATCCTGGGATCCAGCTGCACCCGGAACTGCAGATTCTGCAATATAACCTCAAATGCGCCGACTCCGGTTGACCCGGATGAACCCCAAAGGGTGGCCGAGACCGTACTCAAACTGAAACTGACCTATGTGGTTGTCACTTCCGTTACAAGGGACGATCTTCCCGACGGCGGGGCATCCCACTTTGCACATGTGATTCAGGCCATTAAAAAGGCCGGTCCCCGCATCCGGGTAGAAGTCCTGATCCCGGATTTCCAGGGCGATCTCAAGGCCCTTGAAACCGTAGCCAAAGCATGGCCTGACGTGATCAACCACAACATTGAGACGGTTAAGAACCTTTACGCCAGGGTCCGTCCCCAGGCCCAGTACCAGAGATCCCTTGACCTGATTCGAAATGTCACAAAACGCTTTCCCGGACGGCAGACCAAGTCAGGCATCATGGTGGGCCTGGGCGAAACCATAGAGGAACTTGAAGCCACCTTCCAGGACATGTATGATCATGGCTGCAATATCCTCACCGTGGGCCAGTACCTTCAACCCACAAGAACCCACCTTTCCGTGGAAAAATTCTACAGCCCGCAAGAATTTGAACAACTTGACCGCATGGCCCGGGAGATCGGATTTAAACAGGTGGCTTCCGGCCCCTTTGTCAGAAGTTCCTACAAGGCCAGAGAGTTATTCGAAACACCCGAGACAAATATATGTCGTGATAAATTATGA
- the lipB gene encoding lipoyl(octanoyl) transferase LipB → MAGHALSADDRCAVFEDLGIRDYLQVLDLQTTVREKMIQDRLLGDRVFFVQHPAVYTLGKRGGRENLVVSEQFLAEKGIEIVQTERGGNITFHGPGQAVLYPIINLERSRIGVADFVHGLEEIMMRTARQFGVEARRDPQNHGLWVGKKKIGSVGLSIKKGICIHGLALNVCPDLTPFTWINPCGLQNLSMTSLAQEHQNILFDPKMSMERVKNLFFYFFCKIFNFNIKGQNP, encoded by the coding sequence ATGGCCGGACACGCCCTTTCAGCGGATGACAGATGTGCTGTATTTGAGGACCTTGGTATCCGGGATTATCTTCAGGTCCTTGATCTTCAGACCACTGTCCGGGAAAAGATGATCCAGGATCGGCTCCTTGGTGACCGGGTTTTTTTTGTCCAGCACCCTGCGGTTTACACATTAGGTAAAAGAGGGGGACGGGAAAACCTTGTGGTGTCGGAACAGTTTCTGGCTGAAAAAGGGATTGAGATTGTCCAGACCGAAAGAGGAGGGAACATTACCTTTCACGGGCCGGGCCAGGCTGTGCTCTATCCCATCATCAATCTGGAGCGATCCAGGATCGGGGTGGCCGACTTTGTCCATGGTCTTGAGGAAATTATGATGAGAACGGCCCGGCAGTTTGGGGTAGAGGCCCGAAGGGATCCGCAAAACCACGGACTCTGGGTGGGGAAGAAGAAAATCGGCAGTGTGGGCCTCTCGATTAAAAAAGGGATCTGTATCCATGGCCTGGCGCTGAATGTCTGTCCGGACCTGACCCCTTTTACCTGGATCAATCCCTGCGGTCTGCAAAATTTATCCATGACTTCCCTTGCACAGGAACATCAAAATATCTTATTTGATCCAAAAATGTCCATGGAACGGGTCAAAAATCTTTTTTTTTATTTTTTTTGCAAAATTTTTAATTTTAACATAAAGGGACAAAACCCATGA
- a CDS encoding class I adenylate cyclase has product MIVKNAGKLDPEIAILPVLTGLTSYYASVRSHAQKSLEAIQINIGELLADALDKNQYATGMKKSLSLCARIYAAIQPDMAFDQLSFFIKTLLGIKGKGAYFAFKALCQGLVSIDDMEKLIFTVPEPERLAFVDEYIQSSPGIRLKFGFMFKRILNSIQQRDCVVKFFAGLFDRQRDVDPFLNNINSELRDPEQILSNEIRSQFPETRVIGLKALAMMVTKISPDLLIDILDREESEENRIAVYNIVEESSVGTYKELADPILRLFYQRSKREALHAFKALVVSGKFAPHTLLKMMRNKYPSLIPLIHSDISELSKFSFFIIQDIALNQNQYVNLNFGANLACIFGMIKKRPERIVKIFVKYATDDKAVDRTAIKSFIEKTKQILAQEKKSIETEFDPVIQLVNKKISEMSRASLTLMQNRIEKLKHNENSITVYLEDQVFTSVNLSSCDFSLTSLFFNKSIIDNSDFSKTSFSNTFFKKTVFHNVDMRQARFKEVNFDHAVFINVNAASAVFTNCSFQHTAMYNCDFSHACLKEAPFIEATISKVSFNLADLSGSCFSYSTISAVSFMNAVIDQVDFSGTNARFCQFPPKGSVHYRADALNFNARKYQLSVENLPPMRKSIVAEMNMQIFCEFIHYGEKKFLKQNQLSILTALDLFNKDQTDLFQLIPLLLDENIVLPGMPTIDPQTPCGIWNYMTNPEILEILSKYIDSKKKITVGGCREYAIESLFTIGSVGSIAQESGSDIDYWVCINEANLSFLDIALLKKKLEILEKMALDQFHTQVTFFIVDVQRAKNNDFGETTHESSGTAQSNLLKEEFYRTMLHVAGKIALWAVVPSAICMNCYSGISNSVIICSNTSKYIDLGDVNAISPGEYLGASLWQMFKSLKSPYKSVIKMALLEKYVYAYKGKKLLCNEYKDEWMNSGAQLKLAQNDAYFILLEHLRDYFQTVGDPDSVALLLRCFFLKLGISEQAQIDDTIFGLRKILLEHCIHQWGVTKYDIFKLGCFKDWKYGEVATLSKSINDYMIKTYKKIMDTLSGQALSRSRLSPEDRTVLGRKVFIEFVKQPGRIEKMLFLPQNDRYYQHLYLQHIKDGKNRGMWQLLNKERNGHQYLEDILIKAKTIEAIGAWLIYNRLYREDRVINLVPNPTCVTFNAIRNLYKAMHNFFSPLLENPVSFDQLLMADKVVGLFVSTNFYAPSKQEKTTDYTIIYLNSWGEMFHEGCSTQGFSTIEETEQDILRKMKLKEMPLNTIFYSSEKDKMIY; this is encoded by the coding sequence TTGATCGTCAAAAATGCCGGCAAATTAGATCCGGAAATTGCCATCTTGCCGGTGCTTACCGGTTTGACTTCGTATTATGCATCCGTGAGAAGCCATGCTCAAAAAAGTCTTGAAGCCATTCAAATAAATATCGGCGAACTTTTAGCAGATGCTTTGGATAAAAACCAATATGCAACGGGCATGAAAAAAAGCTTGTCCCTGTGTGCCAGGATATATGCCGCGATTCAACCCGATATGGCATTTGATCAACTGAGTTTCTTTATAAAAACATTGCTGGGGATTAAAGGTAAAGGTGCCTACTTTGCATTCAAGGCCCTTTGTCAGGGGCTTGTCAGCATTGATGACATGGAAAAACTGATTTTCACGGTCCCTGAACCCGAACGCCTGGCTTTTGTGGATGAATATATTCAATCTTCGCCAGGCATCAGGTTGAAGTTCGGATTTATGTTTAAGCGGATATTGAACTCGATTCAACAACGGGACTGTGTTGTTAAATTCTTTGCCGGTCTGTTTGACCGGCAAAGGGATGTAGACCCATTTTTAAATAATATTAATTCTGAATTAAGAGATCCTGAACAGATCCTTTCCAATGAGATACGCTCCCAATTTCCAGAAACAAGAGTAATCGGGCTGAAGGCGCTTGCCATGATGGTCACAAAAATTTCTCCTGATTTGTTGATCGATATTCTGGATAGAGAGGAAAGTGAAGAAAATCGGATTGCCGTTTACAATATTGTTGAAGAATCTTCGGTGGGGACCTATAAAGAGCTTGCCGATCCGATCCTGCGTCTTTTTTATCAACGGAGTAAAAGAGAAGCGCTTCATGCCTTTAAAGCCCTTGTTGTATCGGGAAAGTTTGCACCGCATACGTTATTGAAAATGATGCGCAATAAATATCCGTCCCTGATACCATTGATCCATAGTGACATATCCGAGTTGTCCAAATTTTCTTTCTTTATTATTCAGGACATTGCGCTGAATCAAAATCAATATGTAAATTTAAATTTCGGAGCAAATCTGGCTTGTATTTTTGGAATGATCAAAAAACGGCCGGAACGGATCGTTAAAATATTTGTCAAATATGCAACCGATGATAAAGCTGTCGACAGAACGGCAATAAAATCGTTTATCGAAAAAACAAAACAGATTCTGGCACAGGAAAAGAAAAGTATTGAAACGGAGTTTGATCCTGTAATCCAATTGGTGAATAAAAAGATCAGCGAGATGTCGCGTGCATCGTTAACTTTAATGCAAAACAGGATAGAGAAACTCAAACATAACGAAAACTCAATAACCGTATATCTTGAAGATCAGGTCTTCACCAGTGTGAATTTGTCCTCTTGTGACTTCTCGCTGACTTCTCTCTTTTTTAATAAATCCATCATTGATAACAGTGACTTTTCCAAAACCTCTTTTTCCAACACGTTTTTCAAGAAGACGGTTTTCCATAATGTTGATATGCGTCAGGCACGGTTTAAAGAGGTCAATTTTGACCATGCCGTTTTTATTAACGTGAATGCAGCATCCGCCGTTTTTACAAACTGCAGTTTTCAACATACTGCCATGTATAATTGCGACTTCAGTCATGCCTGTCTGAAAGAGGCGCCCTTTATAGAAGCCACGATTTCAAAAGTATCATTTAACCTGGCCGACCTTTCCGGATCGTGCTTTTCCTATTCCACCATTTCCGCTGTCTCATTTATGAATGCCGTCATTGATCAGGTCGATTTTTCAGGCACCAATGCCCGGTTCTGTCAATTTCCGCCAAAAGGATCCGTTCACTACAGAGCGGACGCCCTGAATTTCAACGCCAGGAAATATCAACTTTCTGTTGAGAATCTGCCGCCCATGAGAAAATCAATTGTGGCGGAAATGAATATGCAGATTTTCTGTGAGTTTATTCATTATGGAGAGAAAAAATTTTTAAAACAAAATCAGCTTTCCATACTCACAGCCCTTGATCTTTTTAATAAAGATCAGACGGATTTGTTTCAACTGATCCCATTGCTGCTTGATGAAAACATTGTTCTGCCCGGAATGCCGACCATAGACCCCCAGACACCTTGTGGGATCTGGAATTATATGACAAACCCTGAAATCCTTGAAATCTTAAGCAAATACATTGACAGCAAAAAAAAAATAACGGTTGGAGGATGCCGGGAGTATGCGATAGAAAGCCTTTTTACAATCGGAAGTGTCGGGTCCATTGCACAGGAATCAGGCTCCGATATTGATTACTGGGTCTGCATCAATGAAGCCAACTTGAGCTTCCTGGATATCGCGTTATTGAAAAAGAAACTGGAAATTCTGGAAAAAATGGCCTTGGATCAGTTTCATACCCAAGTTACATTTTTCATCGTTGATGTGCAAAGGGCAAAAAACAATGATTTTGGCGAGACAACCCATGAAAGCTCGGGTACGGCGCAATCAAATCTTTTAAAAGAAGAATTTTACAGGACAATGCTGCATGTTGCAGGAAAAATAGCGCTGTGGGCGGTTGTGCCCAGCGCCATATGTATGAATTGCTACAGCGGGATCAGCAACAGCGTGATCATTTGTTCCAATACCTCTAAATATATCGATTTGGGAGATGTCAATGCCATCTCCCCGGGTGAATATTTGGGCGCATCTTTATGGCAGATGTTTAAAAGCTTGAAAAGCCCCTATAAATCCGTCATCAAAATGGCGCTTCTTGAAAAATATGTTTATGCGTATAAGGGGAAAAAACTGCTGTGCAATGAGTATAAAGATGAATGGATGAATTCGGGAGCCCAACTAAAACTTGCCCAGAATGATGCATATTTTATCCTGTTAGAACATCTGCGTGACTATTTTCAAACGGTTGGCGATCCAGATTCGGTTGCGCTGTTGCTGCGCTGCTTTTTTCTAAAGCTGGGCATTTCAGAACAAGCCCAAATTGATGATACCATCTTTGGCCTCAGGAAAATACTTCTTGAACACTGCATCCATCAATGGGGTGTGACCAAATATGACATTTTCAAATTGGGTTGCTTCAAAGATTGGAAATACGGCGAAGTCGCAACTCTTTCAAAGAGTATCAACGACTATATGATCAAAACATATAAAAAAATAATGGATACGCTTTCCGGTCAAGCTCTCAGCCGCTCAAGGCTTAGCCCTGAGGACCGAACCGTGCTGGGGAGAAAGGTGTTTATTGAATTTGTAAAACAACCCGGTAGAATCGAAAAGATGCTTTTCTTACCTCAAAATGACCGTTACTATCAACACTTGTACCTGCAGCATATAAAAGATGGGAAGAATAGGGGCATGTGGCAGTTGCTAAACAAGGAGAGAAACGGGCACCAATATCTGGAAGATATTTTAATTAAAGCAAAGACGATTGAGGCGATAGGTGCATGGTTGATTTACAACCGGCTTTACCGTGAGGATCGCGTCATCAATTTAGTTCCGAATCCAACCTGTGTAACCTTTAATGCAATCCGGAATCTTTATAAGGCCATGCATAATTTTTTCAGTCCGCTATTGGAAAACCCTGTCAGCTTTGATCAACTGTTGATGGCCGACAAGGTTGTTGGACTGTTTGTCTCGACCAATTTTTATGCGCCGTCGAAACAAGAAAAAACAACAGATTATACAATTATTTATCTGAACTCATGGGGAGAAATGTTTCATGAGGGGTGTTCGACCCAGGGTTTTTCCACCATTGAAGAAACAGAGCAAGATATCCTGCGCAAAATGAAGCTGAAAGAGATGCCCTTAAACACAATTTTTTATTCTTCGGAAAAAGATAAAATGATCTATTGA
- a CDS encoding multiheme c-type cytochrome: protein MYKKQNIWFAAAYCGITFLCVLLMSALPAGASSKENTFKPDQFIDPETCGACHDEIMAQWQGSMHNLSHKDPIYNRVAQFFRQGLTDAGQIEEAESCVKCHTPVGYITGFPKKLSDDLSQTGQIPAQGIQCDYCHTAVDVTRMYNNGLVLSPGQGEDDPGVKFGPFDDAEPDFHDAAFSKLHTDSKICGTCHDVKHAVFGTDLETTYTEWKNGPYNSPDPEKHVSCQGCHMYQRPGVPATGSTPRPANPGSAAADAKQRPHIFTHGFVGANSGVPEMFSAKDKSVMAVERLTHAADIFLVMIDSHTARVVVTNTGAGHSLPTGVGDLRQVWIEVTLTDSDGKAVFQTGVPDKNNELPENTVMFKTILGDGVGNPVINMAKAKEILSDTRIPVGKSAVHLFNLNTTPQKGYTLTARLMYRSMPQKILNQLPGEPLGPLPVVEMAAVRKEF, encoded by the coding sequence ATGTACAAAAAACAAAATATATGGTTTGCAGCGGCTTACTGTGGGATTACTTTCCTGTGTGTTCTTTTGATGTCCGCGCTACCCGCCGGCGCGTCTTCCAAGGAAAATACCTTTAAACCGGATCAATTCATTGATCCCGAGACCTGTGGGGCATGCCACGATGAGATTATGGCCCAGTGGCAGGGTTCCATGCACAATCTTTCACATAAAGACCCGATTTATAACCGGGTGGCACAATTTTTTCGCCAGGGACTAACTGATGCAGGCCAGATTGAGGAGGCCGAGTCCTGCGTAAAGTGCCATACTCCGGTGGGATATATTACGGGTTTTCCGAAAAAACTGTCCGATGATCTATCCCAAACCGGGCAGATCCCTGCCCAGGGCATCCAGTGCGACTATTGCCACACGGCTGTGGATGTCACCCGGATGTATAATAACGGACTGGTTTTATCCCCGGGGCAGGGCGAGGATGATCCCGGTGTCAAGTTTGGTCCCTTTGACGATGCTGAACCTGATTTCCACGACGCTGCCTTTTCAAAGTTGCATACGGATTCAAAAATTTGCGGTACCTGCCACGATGTCAAACATGCGGTCTTTGGCACCGACCTTGAAACCACATACACGGAATGGAAAAACGGTCCGTATAACAGCCCTGATCCTGAAAAGCATGTTTCCTGCCAGGGATGCCACATGTACCAGCGGCCCGGGGTGCCGGCCACAGGATCGACGCCGAGACCTGCCAACCCGGGTAGTGCGGCGGCAGATGCAAAACAGCGGCCCCATATCTTCACCCACGGTTTTGTGGGCGCCAACTCAGGTGTGCCGGAAATGTTTTCCGCCAAAGATAAATCGGTCATGGCTGTGGAACGTTTGACACATGCGGCAGATATTTTTCTGGTCATGATAGATAGTCACACGGCCCGGGTCGTTGTCACCAATACAGGTGCCGGCCACAGTTTACCCACAGGGGTAGGGGACCTGCGTCAGGTATGGATTGAAGTAACCTTGACGGACAGTGACGGAAAAGCCGTTTTTCAAACAGGTGTTCCCGATAAAAACAATGAATTGCCGGAAAACACTGTGATGTTTAAAACCATTCTTGGAGACGGCGTTGGCAACCCGGTCATCAACATGGCCAAAGCAAAGGAAATTTTGTCCGACACCCGTATTCCTGTAGGAAAAAGTGCGGTCCATTTATTTAATTTAAATACTACACCCCAAAAGGGATACACACTGACCGCACGGCTGATGTACCGGTCCATGCCGCAGAAAATTCTTAATCAGTTGCCCGGCGAGCCTCTCGGGCCTTTGCCGGTGGTGGAGATGGCTGCGGTACGAAAAGAATTTTAA